A window of Pseudomonadota bacterium genomic DNA:
GAAGAGAAAAATGGATACTGAAAGATGATTCAAATCTTCAACAATAAGACTGACAAAGCCGGTGATGATTTAAAAAAGAGTATCAATAGAGAGAGCAAACTTCAGGTTGCGGCCGGTCTTTTTTCTATATACGGTTTTGAATCACTAAAAAATGAGCTGAAAAAGATTGAAAAGCTGAGCTTTATCT
This region includes:
- a CDS encoding helicase; the protein is MIQIFNNKTDKAGDDLKKSINRESKLQVAAGLFSIYGFESLKNELKKIEKLSFIFTDPTFIELDKNKREQKELVDCFAN